The following are from one region of the Leptolyngbya iicbica LK genome:
- a CDS encoding pentapeptide repeat-containing protein, protein MNANYLFELYESGYRDFAGIHLSGVDLRQRILIDINLQHASLVQANLSRAFLTKANLANTNLYRVNASFAKLSEVNLQRAQLKKADLRGTFMVKSDLSDTQLSGANLSGANLRGASLRGANLCGANLCGANLRGADLRHANLAWANLSGVRLSGAALGRTFLDDVNLEGAYLNGLNLTGMNLSGLNLQEAKLNGAQLDYANLTAANLSFATLREASLNQVNLTGANMTGSILWRAKMLGVNLDRADLSWANLAGAKLDACSIEGTEFTDAILPRGSQADLLNKACGDTRWSHRSTRETLSASQFVE, encoded by the coding sequence ATGAATGCCAATTATTTGTTTGAACTGTATGAATCGGGGTACCGCGACTTTGCGGGCATTCACCTCAGTGGTGTCGATCTCAGACAGCGAATTCTTATCGACATTAACCTCCAACATGCGAGTTTAGTGCAGGCTAACCTCAGTCGGGCCTTCTTAACTAAAGCGAATCTCGCCAATACCAACCTGTACCGAGTCAACGCCAGTTTTGCCAAGCTGAGTGAAGTCAACCTGCAGCGTGCACAACTCAAGAAAGCTGACCTCAGGGGCACCTTCATGGTGAAGTCGGACTTATCCGATACCCAACTGAGTGGGGCCAATCTGAGTGGGGCCAATCTGCGCGGCGCCAGCCTCAGAGGCGCCAACCTCTGCGGCGCTAATCTTTGTGGCGCCAATTTACGCGGGGCCGATCTGCGCCATGCCAACCTCGCATGGGCTAACTTAAGCGGCGTGCGGCTGAGCGGTGCCGCCTTAGGACGCACCTTCCTCGACGATGTCAACTTAGAAGGCGCTTACCTCAATGGGCTAAACCTGACTGGCATGAACCTGAGTGGACTCAATTTACAAGAGGCCAAACTGAATGGCGCGCAATTGGATTACGCCAACCTCACCGCCGCCAACCTCAGTTTCGCGACCCTCAGAGAAGCCAGTCTCAATCAGGTAAATCTCACCGGCGCTAATATGACTGGCAGTATTTTGTGGCGAGCCAAAATGCTCGGCGTCAACCTTGATCGGGCCGATCTCTCTTGGGCCAACTTAGCTGGAGCCAAATTGGATGCCTGTTCGATCGAAGGCACCGAATTTACCGATGCGATTTTACCGCGAGGCTCTCAAGCCGACCTGCTTAATAAAGCCTGCGGCGATACTCGCTGGAGCCATCGGTCCACTCGAGAAACCTTAAGTGCATCACAATTTGTGGAATAA
- a CDS encoding TIGR01458 family HAD-type hydrolase: MLPDYLKSAKGLLLDLNGVFYVGSRVLPGAQAAIAALQKSGLPYRFVTNNTTQCTQSMSQSLATMGLAIAPTEIITTASAAVLQLRQMGNPKIYPLVAADAQQEFAEFTWSDMDADVIVVGDIGDDWNYRIMNRVFRLLMKGAQLIALHRGKYWQWEAGLQLDIGAFVAGLEYATDQKAIVSGKPDPFFYKIALANLGLPPAEVVMIGDDLEADVQGAQAMGMKAVVVQTGKYRPHLASKMGITPDGELTGIGAIADWFA, translated from the coding sequence ATGCTACCGGATTACCTGAAGTCGGCTAAAGGATTGCTGCTCGACCTGAATGGCGTATTTTATGTGGGCAGCCGAGTGCTGCCCGGAGCCCAGGCGGCGATCGCGGCGTTGCAAAAAAGTGGGTTACCGTACCGATTTGTGACGAACAACACGACCCAGTGCACCCAGTCGATGAGCCAGAGTTTGGCGACCATGGGATTAGCGATCGCGCCAACCGAGATCATCACGACCGCTAGTGCAGCCGTCTTGCAGTTGCGGCAAATGGGCAATCCCAAGATTTATCCCCTCGTAGCGGCGGATGCTCAGCAAGAGTTTGCCGAGTTCACTTGGTCGGACATGGATGCCGATGTCATTGTGGTCGGTGATATCGGCGACGACTGGAACTATCGCATCATGAATCGAGTATTTCGCCTGTTGATGAAGGGTGCCCAGCTGATCGCGTTACATCGCGGCAAGTACTGGCAGTGGGAAGCAGGACTGCAATTAGATATTGGTGCATTTGTTGCTGGCTTGGAATATGCGACGGACCAAAAGGCGATCGTCAGCGGCAAGCCCGATCCTTTCTTCTATAAGATTGCGTTGGCAAACTTGGGCCTGCCCCCCGCCGAGGTCGTGATGATCGGGGATGATCTGGAAGCCGATGTGCAAGGTGCCCAGGCCATGGGCATGAAGGCAGTCGTTGTGCAAACGGGCAAGTATCGCCCTCATCTCGCCAGCAAAATGGGCATTACACCAGATGGTGAGTTGACAGGCATTGGAGCGATCGCCGATTGGTTTGCCTAA
- the cutA gene encoding divalent-cation tolerance protein CutA has protein sequence MATYGIVLVTVDTQESAQEIAQALVGDRLAACVNLYPIHSVYTWEGKVEQAAEWQLIIKTDLALFPKIETALGMLHPYDVPEILAIPIHQGSEPYMAWLAHNTQSSG, from the coding sequence TTGGCAACATACGGCATTGTTTTAGTTACAGTAGATACCCAAGAATCAGCCCAGGAAATTGCCCAAGCGCTCGTGGGCGATCGCCTGGCAGCTTGCGTCAATCTTTATCCCATTCACTCGGTCTACACCTGGGAAGGAAAAGTCGAACAAGCGGCCGAATGGCAACTGATCATCAAGACCGATCTCGCTTTATTTCCCAAAATTGAGACAGCACTGGGCATGTTGCATCCATACGATGTGCCTGAGATTTTGGCGATCCCCATTCACCAAGGCAGTGAACCCTATATGGCTTGGCTGGCTCACAATACCCAATCGTCTGGCTAG
- a CDS encoding aminotransferase class IV — translation MSRPSAQPAQSCYWYAGQLLTGDRLSLPLHEPGLLFGATVFTTLRVYEQALDHPWTAWSRHCQRIARSLQTFHWPEPDWSRIRQGAEKLAPTFPVLRVTIFPDGRELILGRSLPSHLHTWQTQGITAWVAEGSDFQRSLPGHKTGNYLGCWLALQAAQRAQAQEAILLTGQGDWLETSTGNLWGWANGQWFTPPLDEGILPGIMRSLVMQGFQAQHQTVQTAPWLPTQVSQFTYLAYTNSVMPVVPIHTVLQGTASVNYNPDQDQTQQLMNAWQAGTHET, via the coding sequence ATGTCAAGGCCGTCTGCCCAGCCCGCCCAATCTTGCTACTGGTATGCTGGGCAACTCCTGACAGGCGATAGGCTGTCGTTGCCGCTGCATGAGCCAGGGCTGTTGTTTGGGGCCACGGTGTTCACCACCCTGCGAGTTTATGAGCAAGCTCTCGACCATCCCTGGACAGCTTGGTCGCGCCACTGCCAGCGAATTGCTCGATCGCTGCAGACATTTCATTGGCCAGAACCCGACTGGTCACGCATCCGACAAGGTGCAGAAAAGCTTGCGCCCACATTCCCGGTGCTGCGGGTGACAATTTTTCCCGATGGTCGAGAACTGATTTTGGGGCGATCGCTCCCTTCTCATCTACATACCTGGCAGACTCAAGGGATAACCGCTTGGGTGGCAGAAGGTTCAGACTTTCAGCGATCGCTACCGGGCCACAAAACCGGCAACTACCTGGGTTGTTGGCTCGCCCTGCAGGCTGCCCAACGGGCTCAGGCGCAAGAAGCCATTCTGTTGACTGGGCAAGGCGATTGGCTAGAAACCAGTACGGGTAATCTCTGGGGCTGGGCAAATGGGCAATGGTTCACCCCGCCGCTGGACGAGGGGATTTTGCCAGGGATTATGCGATCGCTAGTCATGCAAGGATTCCAGGCGCAGCATCAAACCGTGCAAACAGCTCCCTGGCTTCCGACCCAGGTCAGTCAATTTACCTACCTGGCTTACACCAATAGCGTCATGCCTGTCGTCCCCATCCATACCGTCCTGCAAGGCACTGCGTCTGTGAACTACAATCCTGATCAGGATCAAACCCAGCAGCTCATGAACGCTTGGCAGGCTGGGACCCATGAAACCTGA
- the ftsH3 gene encoding ATP-dependent zinc metalloprotease FtsH3 yields the protein MNKRWRNAGLYALLVVVVIALATAIFDNSGQESQTWRYSQFLDAVENNQVERVSISADRSQARFTDPAGGGQITVNLPNDPELISTLETNNVDIAVFPQNDDSVIVRLFSTLLIPVLLLVVLFFVLRRAQSGPGNQAMNFGKSKARVQMEPQTQVTFGDVAGIEQAKLELTEVVDFLKNADRFTAVGAKIPKGVLLVGPPGTGKTLLAKAVAGEAGVPFFSISGSEFVEMFVGVGASRVRDLFEQAKNNAPCIVFIDEIDAVGRQRGAGLGGGNDEREQTLNQLLTEMDGFEGNTGIIIIAATNRPDVLDSALLRPGRFDRQVVVDRPDFAGRSEILQVHARGKTFAKDVDLDKIARRTPGFTGADLSNLLNEAAILAARRNLTEISMDEVNDAIDRVLAGPEKKDRVMSERRKELVAYHEAGHALVGALMPDYDPVQKISIIPRGRAGGLTWFTPSEERLESGLYSRAYLQNQMAVALGGRIAEEIVYGNEEVTTGASNDLQQVARVARQMITRFGMSGELGPVALGRQQGNMFLGRDITAERDFSEETAAIIDAEVRSLVDQAYDRAKQVLVENRAILDKLAGMLVEKETVDSEELQELLTTNPVRMAPLV from the coding sequence GTGAATAAACGGTGGAGAAACGCAGGACTATATGCACTACTGGTCGTAGTCGTAATTGCCCTGGCAACTGCAATTTTCGATAACTCGGGTCAAGAATCGCAGACTTGGCGCTACAGCCAATTTTTGGATGCGGTTGAAAATAACCAAGTTGAGCGCGTCAGTATCAGTGCTGATCGCAGTCAGGCTCGCTTTACTGATCCCGCTGGTGGCGGTCAGATTACGGTCAACTTGCCCAATGACCCCGAGTTAATCAGCACTCTGGAAACCAATAACGTTGACATCGCTGTGTTTCCTCAAAATGATGACAGCGTCATCGTTCGGCTCTTCAGCACCCTTTTGATTCCGGTGCTGTTGCTAGTTGTCCTGTTCTTTGTGCTGCGGCGAGCTCAGAGTGGCCCCGGCAACCAGGCGATGAACTTTGGCAAGTCAAAAGCCCGCGTACAAATGGAGCCTCAAACTCAGGTGACGTTTGGCGATGTGGCTGGCATTGAGCAAGCCAAATTGGAACTGACCGAAGTCGTGGACTTCCTCAAGAACGCCGATCGCTTTACTGCGGTTGGTGCCAAGATTCCCAAAGGCGTTTTGCTAGTAGGCCCTCCCGGTACTGGTAAGACTCTGTTGGCAAAAGCCGTCGCGGGCGAAGCTGGCGTGCCCTTCTTCTCCATCTCCGGCTCTGAGTTTGTGGAAATGTTTGTGGGTGTGGGTGCGTCTCGTGTCCGCGACCTGTTCGAACAAGCCAAGAACAATGCTCCTTGTATCGTCTTTATTGACGAGATTGACGCCGTGGGGCGTCAGCGGGGAGCTGGGCTCGGCGGCGGTAACGATGAGCGTGAGCAAACGCTGAACCAGTTGCTGACCGAAATGGACGGTTTCGAGGGCAACACTGGCATTATCATCATTGCGGCTACGAACCGTCCTGATGTGCTAGATTCCGCTCTACTTCGCCCCGGTCGTTTTGACCGTCAGGTAGTGGTTGATCGCCCCGACTTTGCGGGTCGTTCGGAAATTCTGCAAGTTCACGCCCGCGGCAAAACCTTTGCCAAAGACGTTGACCTCGACAAAATCGCTCGTCGGACGCCTGGCTTTACGGGTGCTGACCTGTCCAACCTGTTGAACGAAGCTGCCATTCTCGCGGCCCGTCGTAATCTCACCGAGATTTCAATGGACGAGGTGAACGACGCCATTGACCGGGTGCTGGCGGGTCCTGAGAAGAAGGATCGCGTCATGAGCGAGCGCCGCAAAGAGCTAGTGGCTTACCACGAAGCGGGTCACGCGCTAGTGGGTGCCTTGATGCCTGACTACGACCCGGTGCAGAAAATTAGCATCATTCCTCGTGGTCGTGCCGGTGGTTTGACCTGGTTTACTCCCAGCGAAGAGCGTCTGGAATCGGGGCTGTATTCCCGTGCTTACTTGCAAAACCAGATGGCAGTAGCACTGGGTGGCCGCATTGCGGAAGAAATCGTCTACGGCAACGAAGAAGTCACGACGGGTGCTTCCAATGACTTGCAGCAGGTGGCTCGCGTGGCCCGCCAAATGATTACGCGCTTCGGTATGAGCGGTGAGCTGGGTCCGGTGGCATTAGGTCGCCAACAAGGCAACATGTTTCTCGGTCGTGATATTACCGCTGAGCGTGATTTCTCGGAAGAAACGGCAGCCATCATTGATGCTGAAGTGCGCTCTTTGGTAGACCAAGCTTACGATCGCGCCAAGCAAGTGCTGGTTGAGAATCGCGCGATTCTCGATAAGCTCGCTGGCATGTTGGTGGAGAAAGAGACTGTGGATTCTGAAGAATTGCAGGAACTGCTCACCACAAACCCCGTGAGAATGGCCCCGCTGGTTTAG
- a CDS encoding CPBP family glutamic-type intramembrane protease yields the protein MPLFQHRLISVLKLIRRRFWLAATTWPSRQDGILIIQLLGLYALVSTPVALLSDLTTLELAQLTWQQQGLIMLRVFLFPALIEEGFWRVLLLPHKTERVSDRRRWLIGLPSLILFVAMHPLNGLTLYTDAESTFTNPFFLSLTTLLGLMCMVSYWRSGSWWVPTIIHWVIVAAWLLVFGGYGQLHAS from the coding sequence GTGCCATTATTTCAGCACCGCTTGATATCTGTGCTCAAGCTGATCCGTCGCCGGTTTTGGCTCGCGGCGACGACCTGGCCCAGCCGCCAAGACGGCATTTTGATAATCCAGCTATTGGGACTCTACGCATTGGTGTCCACGCCAGTGGCGTTGCTGAGCGACTTAACGACGCTGGAATTAGCCCAGTTAACCTGGCAGCAGCAGGGACTCATTATGCTCCGGGTATTCTTGTTTCCTGCGTTGATTGAAGAGGGTTTTTGGCGGGTGCTATTACTGCCTCACAAGACGGAACGAGTCAGCGATCGCCGCCGTTGGCTCATCGGCCTGCCCAGCCTGATACTATTCGTGGCAATGCATCCCCTGAATGGCCTGACCCTTTACACCGATGCAGAAAGCACGTTTACCAATCCGTTTTTTCTGTCTTTAACGACGCTCCTGGGACTCATGTGCATGGTGTCTTATTGGCGATCGGGGTCATGGTGGGTGCCGACCATCATTCACTGGGTGATCGTAGCGGCCTGGCTGTTAGTCTTTGGCGGCTATGGACAACTTCACGCTTCGTAA
- a CDS encoding LuxR C-terminal-related transcriptional regulator, with the protein MLDSARLLFDLQHVNQIVQSISGCLEPRKIAHHLTDALVTQFDCVFARLWIVEPDQRTLRLIASSGLHTHTDGSFARVPMGAYKVGKIAQNRIPFLSNQLAAETWVKDRDWAIANHIQGFAGYPLVANDRVIGVLAAFSTQPMAPEFLEVLQVLCMTATIALDAALQMAQLPVATPNNSAPSLPLSDQLATVLQSTRLMLVGTEQPTAITVVHAFLQAAEQLNQHDCNYCRLSYEPTVIGLDAVLALPPAAGDAGEALLRSQFASLRTITTWLRGTLDLQLMSDRRTVQWRLELPALPPQGEIARPASLLSDREIEVMTLLAQGLRDRDIAQKLYISESTVKFHINNSLTKLQAKNRYQGVYQAAIQGCI; encoded by the coding sequence GTGCTAGATTCTGCCCGTTTATTATTCGACTTACAGCATGTCAACCAGATTGTGCAATCAATTTCTGGCTGTCTAGAACCTCGCAAAATTGCTCACCATTTAACCGATGCGTTGGTCACACAGTTTGACTGCGTCTTTGCTCGCTTGTGGATTGTCGAACCGGATCAGCGAACGTTACGCCTGATCGCTTCTTCCGGATTACACACTCACACAGATGGCTCCTTTGCCCGGGTGCCCATGGGGGCTTACAAAGTTGGCAAAATTGCTCAAAATCGCATTCCGTTTCTCAGCAATCAGTTAGCGGCGGAGACTTGGGTCAAAGACCGAGACTGGGCGATCGCTAATCACATTCAAGGCTTTGCCGGTTATCCCCTCGTGGCGAATGATCGGGTGATTGGGGTCTTGGCGGCGTTTAGCACGCAACCCATGGCTCCTGAGTTTCTCGAAGTATTGCAGGTGCTCTGCATGACCGCCACCATCGCGCTGGATGCCGCCTTACAGATGGCTCAGTTGCCAGTGGCCACCCCTAACAATTCCGCGCCGTCACTGCCACTGTCCGACCAATTAGCAACGGTTTTGCAGTCCACTAGATTAATGCTGGTGGGTACCGAGCAGCCCACCGCCATCACCGTGGTCCATGCGTTTTTGCAAGCGGCAGAGCAGTTAAATCAACATGACTGTAATTACTGTCGCCTCAGTTATGAGCCTACGGTGATTGGCCTGGATGCCGTTTTGGCCTTACCGCCAGCCGCTGGGGACGCCGGAGAAGCCTTGTTGCGATCGCAGTTCGCCTCCCTGCGCACCATTACCACCTGGCTACGAGGCACCCTGGATTTGCAGCTAATGAGCGATCGTCGCACGGTTCAATGGCGATTAGAATTGCCCGCCTTGCCACCCCAGGGTGAGATTGCGAGACCCGCATCTCTACTATCCGACCGCGAAATCGAAGTGATGACCCTGCTGGCGCAGGGCTTGCGCGATCGCGACATCGCCCAAAAGCTTTACATCAGCGAGAGCACCGTCAAATTTCACATCAACAACAGCTTGACTAAGCTGCAAGCCAAAAACCGCTATCAAGGGGTTTATCAAGCCGCCATTCAAGGCTGCATTTGA
- a CDS encoding ABC transporter permease: MKALVDDSLTVFWGDWLDLRVRIPQVAASGLVSPLIYILAFGLGLGSSLDRVTQPTVGETYLEFILPGMVALSSMVISFGGTTFSICGDRLFTKTFEEMLLYPVHPLALHLGKMMAGIVRGMMTAASVILVAVLFTGKLWSFINPLFLGLLVLNCAVFAGLGVIVGLNVKSLESVGLFNNFLIVPMSFLGGTFFDPATLPPVLKGIVYLLPLTYTTIGLRAAAYQPLSEFPWYSFPILLAVAIALAYVGAYQFSHQQD; the protein is encoded by the coding sequence TTGAAAGCGCTTGTGGATGATAGCCTGACAGTCTTTTGGGGCGATTGGCTAGATCTGCGGGTGCGAATTCCGCAGGTGGCAGCTTCTGGTTTGGTGTCACCGCTGATCTATATTTTGGCGTTTGGTTTAGGGCTCGGCAGCTCTCTCGATCGCGTCACGCAACCCACCGTTGGCGAGACCTATCTGGAATTCATTTTGCCGGGAATGGTAGCGCTGTCTTCGATGGTCATTAGCTTTGGGGGAACGACTTTCTCCATTTGTGGTGATCGCTTGTTCACCAAAACCTTTGAAGAGATGCTGCTGTATCCAGTGCATCCCCTGGCGCTGCACCTTGGCAAGATGATGGCCGGAATTGTGCGGGGCATGATGACGGCGGCGTCGGTAATTTTGGTGGCAGTGCTGTTTACTGGCAAGCTGTGGAGTTTCATCAACCCGCTGTTTCTGGGTCTCTTGGTACTCAACTGCGCCGTGTTTGCTGGGCTCGGCGTGATTGTGGGCCTAAATGTCAAATCGTTAGAAAGCGTCGGCCTATTTAATAACTTTTTGATTGTGCCGATGTCGTTTTTAGGGGGCACATTTTTTGATCCCGCCACCTTGCCCCCCGTGTTGAAAGGAATTGTTTATCTACTGCCGCTGACCTACACCACGATCGGTTTGCGAGCAGCGGCTTACCAGCCCTTGTCAGAGTTTCCCTGGTATAGTTTTCCGATTCTCCTTGCGGTGGCGATCGCACTGGCCTATGTCGGGGCTTATCAATTTTCCCATCAACAAGATTGA
- a CDS encoding multicopper oxidase family protein yields MERRQFLQYAGSSIAAIALVQCTRAAKHQRPSPPLVSVDGALTVDLTATEQTVTLAGRSAQLLTYNGQMPGPLWEVQAGDTLAVNFTNGLTQPTNLHFHGLHIPPTDRADNVFVSVPSGEQFRYEFAIAPTHPGGLFWYHPHHHGLVAAQLAGGLAGPLIVRGAVDAIPEIQAASEEILVLQDFDLTWRGQRREPTPIFRRWGRQGDLITVNGDRAPGLTIPQRGLLRLRLLNASPSRIYRLRLENHPWHLIGMDGSTLAAPLALDDLILAPGNRADVLVAGDREPGAYTLMSLPYDRGISDMMAAMEDDAAPSVDAATGAIAQLQYGDATTEVPLPQTLLTSPELPTPSRRREFVLDHGIDGDQAFLINGRGFAHDRVDTTVQLGTVEEWHIVNKAGMDHPFHLHTNAFQIVRRNGQPVPTPMWQDVVNIPAYESVDLLVPFNDFAGKTVYHCHILDHEDQGMMGIIEMQAASTHRATQQSMI; encoded by the coding sequence ATGGAACGTCGTCAATTTTTACAATATGCGGGCAGTTCGATCGCCGCGATCGCCCTGGTGCAATGCACGAGAGCGGCTAAGCATCAGCGCCCGAGTCCGCCCTTGGTGAGTGTGGATGGTGCTTTGACCGTTGACCTGACGGCGACCGAGCAAACGGTGACATTGGCGGGCCGTTCCGCGCAGCTGCTTACCTATAACGGTCAAATGCCTGGGCCGCTGTGGGAAGTGCAGGCGGGGGATACGCTGGCGGTTAACTTTACCAATGGCCTCACTCAGCCAACGAATCTCCATTTTCATGGGTTGCACATTCCACCGACGGACAGGGCCGATAATGTGTTTGTGTCGGTGCCGTCAGGAGAGCAATTTCGGTATGAATTTGCGATCGCTCCCACGCATCCTGGTGGCTTGTTTTGGTATCATCCCCACCACCATGGCTTGGTTGCGGCGCAACTGGCAGGCGGTTTGGCCGGGCCGTTAATTGTGCGTGGTGCCGTGGATGCCATTCCAGAAATTCAGGCGGCATCGGAAGAAATCTTGGTACTGCAAGACTTTGATCTGACGTGGCGGGGTCAGCGGCGAGAGCCAACACCGATCTTTCGCCGGTGGGGCCGTCAAGGCGACTTAATTACGGTTAACGGCGATCGCGCGCCAGGGCTCACAATCCCTCAACGAGGCTTGCTGCGACTGCGATTGTTGAACGCCTCACCCTCTCGCATCTATCGTTTGCGACTGGAAAATCATCCCTGGCACTTAATCGGCATGGATGGCAGCACTCTGGCCGCTCCGCTTGCGTTAGACGACCTCATCCTGGCTCCCGGCAATCGGGCGGATGTATTGGTGGCGGGCGATCGCGAACCCGGAGCCTATACCCTCATGAGCCTGCCCTACGATCGCGGCATTAGCGACATGATGGCGGCCATGGAAGATGACGCTGCGCCGAGTGTTGATGCTGCCACCGGAGCGATCGCGCAATTGCAGTATGGCGATGCGACGACCGAAGTACCCTTGCCCCAAACCTTACTGACCTCGCCCGAACTGCCTACCCCAAGCCGTCGCCGTGAATTTGTGCTGGATCACGGGATTGATGGTGACCAGGCATTTTTGATCAATGGGCGCGGGTTTGCCCACGATCGCGTTGATACGACAGTGCAACTCGGCACCGTCGAAGAATGGCATATCGTTAACAAGGCCGGTATGGATCATCCCTTTCATCTGCATACCAACGCTTTTCAGATCGTGCGCCGCAATGGCCAGCCTGTACCAACCCCTATGTGGCAAGACGTGGTGAATATTCCCGCTTATGAGTCCGTCGATTTATTGGTACCGTTTAACGACTTTGCGGGCAAAACCGTCTACCACTGCCATATTTTGGACCACGAAGATCAAGGCATGATGGGCATTATTGAGATGCAAGCCGCGTCAACGCATCGAGCCACTCAACAGTCCATGATTTAA
- the gltX gene encoding glutamate--tRNA ligase has product MTVRVRIAPSPTGNLHIGTARTAVFNWLFARHHGGQFILRVEDTDTERSRPEFTQNITAGLQWLGLNWDEGPFFQSERLDLYRQAIQTLLDKGLAYRAYDTPEELDAMRTAQKAKNQAPRYDNRHRDLTEAQQRAFEAEGRQAVIRFKIDDDRTIQWQDLVRGTMTWQGSDLGGDMVIARASSVDSIGQPLYNLAVVVDDMDMQITHVIRGEDHIANTAKQILLYEALGGQVPEFAHTPLILNEKGAKLSKRDGVTSISDFQKLGFTAEALANYMTLLGWSAPDGEEVFTLPVAAEKFSFDRVNKAGAKFDWDKLDWLNSQYLHQIPAAELVDKLIPYWQAAGYPIEPTTDKDWLTTLAGLLGPGLTRLPEAVDQGRFFFSELMDYSEAAIKQLHQDGVAALLAATVDQLQSGAALDSLDSGKALVNDIVKAQGIKKGLMMKSLRAALMGDMQGPDLMESWLILHQRGFDLPRLKAALELAQS; this is encoded by the coding sequence ATGACTGTCCGCGTTCGCATCGCGCCCAGCCCCACGGGCAACCTACACATTGGCACCGCCCGCACCGCTGTTTTTAACTGGCTGTTTGCTCGTCATCACGGCGGTCAATTTATTCTGCGGGTGGAAGATACCGATACCGAGCGATCGCGCCCCGAATTTACCCAAAACATCACCGCAGGCTTGCAGTGGCTAGGGCTCAACTGGGATGAAGGCCCCTTCTTTCAGTCCGAACGGCTCGATTTGTATCGCCAAGCCATTCAAACTTTATTGGACAAAGGGTTAGCCTATCGGGCTTACGATACGCCCGAAGAACTAGACGCCATGCGGACGGCGCAAAAAGCCAAGAATCAAGCGCCCCGCTACGACAATCGCCATCGCGACCTGACCGAAGCGCAGCAGCGAGCCTTTGAAGCGGAAGGTCGGCAAGCGGTGATTCGTTTCAAAATTGATGACGATCGCACCATCCAATGGCAGGATTTGGTGCGCGGCACCATGACCTGGCAGGGTAGTGACCTGGGTGGCGACATGGTGATCGCTCGCGCCTCATCGGTCGATAGCATTGGCCAGCCGCTGTATAACTTGGCCGTGGTGGTAGACGATATGGATATGCAAATCACCCACGTCATTCGCGGTGAAGACCACATTGCGAATACTGCCAAGCAAATTTTGCTGTACGAAGCGCTAGGCGGTCAGGTGCCCGAGTTTGCCCATACGCCCCTGATTCTGAATGAAAAGGGCGCTAAGCTCTCGAAGCGGGATGGCGTCACCTCGATTTCGGACTTTCAAAAGCTAGGCTTTACGGCTGAGGCGTTGGCGAACTATATGACTCTCTTAGGCTGGTCAGCTCCCGATGGGGAAGAGGTGTTTACGCTACCTGTGGCCGCTGAGAAATTTAGCTTCGATCGCGTCAACAAAGCGGGCGCGAAGTTTGACTGGGACAAACTGGATTGGCTCAACAGTCAATATCTTCACCAGATCCCAGCGGCGGAACTCGTGGACAAGCTTATCCCCTACTGGCAAGCCGCCGGATATCCCATAGAGCCCACCACCGATAAAGACTGGTTAACGACCTTGGCCGGATTGCTTGGTCCCGGGCTGACGCGCTTGCCCGAGGCGGTTGATCAGGGGCGCTTCTTTTTCTCCGAGCTGATGGATTATTCGGAAGCGGCCATTAAGCAACTGCATCAGGATGGAGTCGCGGCACTGCTGGCGGCCACTGTAGACCAACTTCAGTCTGGGGCCGCGCTCGACAGTTTGGACAGCGGCAAGGCGTTGGTGAATGACATCGTCAAAGCCCAAGGCATTAAAAAAGGCTTGATGATGAAATCGCTGCGGGCGGCGCTGATGGGCGATATGCAAGGGCCAGACTTGATGGAATCATGGCTGATTTTGCATCAGCGCGGCTTTGATCTGCCGCGCCTCAAAGCCGCGCTGGAACTGGCGCAAAGTTAA